One window of Gloeothece citriformis PCC 7424 genomic DNA carries:
- a CDS encoding Uma2 family endonuclease, whose product MVRLHLQQIQVPPGQQILLVGVNWPDFEAILNELGEHRSSRMSYYQGTLEIMTPLPEHERVKVILGDLLKVLMDELNLNWESLGSTTFKGEKMGAGIEPDDCFYLQNYALMIGKDRIDLSVDPPPDLAIEVDVTSQTNLKIYEALQVPEVWRYEQGKITIYLLQEGKYIESDVSANFNNFPIRESISQFLEMSKTRGTTQTLRAFRQWVREQLKI is encoded by the coding sequence ATGGTTAGGCTTCATTTGCAACAGATTCAAGTTCCTCCAGGACAACAAATTTTATTAGTCGGAGTCAATTGGCCTGATTTTGAAGCCATTCTTAATGAGTTGGGTGAACATCGTTCTTCTCGCATGAGTTATTATCAAGGCACTTTAGAAATTATGACCCCTTTACCCGAACATGAACGAGTTAAGGTCATTTTAGGAGATTTGCTGAAAGTTTTAATGGATGAACTTAATTTAAATTGGGAATCTTTGGGGTCAACAACGTTTAAGGGTGAAAAGATGGGGGCAGGAATTGAACCAGATGATTGTTTTTATCTTCAAAATTACGCTTTAATGATTGGTAAAGATCGGATTGATTTATCCGTTGATCCTCCTCCAGATTTAGCGATTGAAGTTGATGTTACCTCTCAAACTAATTTGAAGATTTATGAAGCTTTACAAGTTCCCGAAGTTTGGCGATATGAACAGGGAAAGATAACTATTTATTTACTGCAAGAGGGTAAATATATTGAGTCTGATGTGAGTGCTAATTTTAATAATTTTCCGATCCGAGAAAGCATAAGTCAATTTTTAGAGATGAGTAAAACGAGAGGAACAACTCAAACTTTAAGAGCATTTCGCCAATGGGTTAGAGAGCAATTGAAAATCTAA